The following proteins are co-located in the Opitutaceae bacterium genome:
- a CDS encoding sulfatase, with product MNVLKRLSLICALAIGVVAHAAPAKQVKPLNVLWIFAEDFSPHLGCYGTKEVWSPNLDRMATEGMRFDRAFTTAPVCSASRSAMMTGMYQTTINAQNHRSNRGPDHPLPAGVKVITDWMRPAGYFTANIRHFPAPITFTGAGKTDWNFYYPGKPFDSDRWSDLKSHQPFYAQINFPETHRNAASTIATGRAFPAARRADPAKVEIPSYYPDCPEVRDDWANYLDDASALDVKIGEVLALLEREGLADNTLVIFQGDHGQAHIRGKQWCYDSGLRVPLIMRWPRGLPAPAGFKPGTVSGRIVEAIDLTPTTLALAGIPKPPAMQGRILFGPNADAPREYAFGARDRCDETVFRLRTVRDAKYRYIRNFTPEKTFFALNRYKENQYVAIPAIRRLHFAGKLNAVQEALFAPHMPPEEFYDLDSDPYETRNLVDSKKPEDVAALARLRSALEKWIEESNDHGRVFESAEEIQKLDDKMEGWSRSTFGRRFNNRPDSDFPIGKSGED from the coding sequence ATGAATGTCCTGAAACGATTGTCCCTGATTTGTGCCCTGGCGATCGGAGTTGTCGCGCACGCGGCGCCTGCGAAGCAGGTCAAGCCGCTGAATGTCCTTTGGATATTTGCCGAGGATTTCAGCCCGCACCTCGGGTGCTACGGCACGAAAGAGGTGTGGAGTCCGAACCTTGATCGCATGGCGACGGAGGGCATGCGGTTTGACCGTGCTTTCACAACGGCTCCGGTGTGCTCGGCGAGCCGCTCCGCGATGATGACGGGCATGTATCAAACGACGATCAATGCACAGAATCATCGCTCGAACCGCGGACCCGATCATCCGCTCCCTGCGGGCGTGAAGGTCATCACGGACTGGATGCGTCCCGCAGGCTACTTCACGGCGAACATCCGGCATTTTCCCGCGCCGATCACGTTCACCGGAGCCGGTAAGACGGATTGGAATTTCTACTACCCGGGCAAGCCATTCGATTCCGACCGCTGGTCGGACTTGAAGAGTCACCAGCCCTTTTATGCGCAGATCAATTTTCCCGAGACGCACCGGAACGCCGCGTCGACAATCGCGACCGGCCGGGCGTTTCCCGCCGCGCGGCGCGCGGATCCCGCGAAGGTGGAGATCCCGTCCTACTATCCCGACTGTCCGGAGGTGCGCGACGACTGGGCCAACTATCTTGATGATGCCTCCGCGTTGGATGTGAAGATCGGCGAGGTGCTCGCGCTGCTCGAGCGCGAGGGGCTCGCGGACAACACCCTGGTGATTTTTCAGGGGGACCATGGACAGGCTCACATTCGTGGCAAGCAGTGGTGTTATGACAGCGGCCTGAGGGTGCCGTTGATCATGCGCTGGCCCAGAGGGCTGCCTGCGCCGGCGGGATTCAAGCCGGGGACTGTGAGCGGCCGGATAGTCGAGGCGATCGACCTCACGCCCACGACGCTCGCGCTCGCCGGTATTCCAAAACCGCCCGCCATGCAGGGAAGGATTCTTTTCGGACCGAATGCCGACGCGCCTCGGGAATATGCCTTCGGAGCCAGGGACCGCTGCGACGAAACGGTCTTTCGCCTGCGCACTGTGCGCGACGCGAAATATCGCTACATCCGCAATTTCACACCGGAGAAGACGTTCTTTGCGCTCAACCGCTACAAGGAGAACCAGTACGTGGCGATCCCGGCGATCCGGCGCCTGCATTTTGCGGGCAAGCTGAACGCCGTGCAGGAGGCTTTGTTTGCACCTCACATGCCGCCGGAAGAATTCTACGACCTTGATTCAGATCCCTATGAAACAAGGAATCTGGTCGATTCCAAAAAGCCCGAGGATGTTGCCGCTCTCGCGAGGTTGCGCTCCGCTCTGGAGAAATGGATCGAGGAATCGAATGATCACGGTCGCGTTTTTGAATCGGCGGAGGAGATTCAGAAACTTGACGACAAAATGGAGGGCTGGTCGCGCAGCACCTTTGGGCGCCGATTCAACAACAGGCCCGATTCAGATTTTCCAATCGGCAAGTCTGGAGAGGACTGA